One stretch of Cohnella algarum DNA includes these proteins:
- a CDS encoding DUF4446 family protein, with protein MAIVALEGLMVAAALIGLIVLGVKVRKLKKSHRQLVGETGVPKLEEVMESLHRKLGETSARQDELEARQNKQDKRLTALKGRIGVHRFNAFADTGSDLSFSVAIVNDQQDGVVITGIHSREQAFLYAKPLDKGQSAYMLTPEEKTAINQALQKE; from the coding sequence TTGGCGATCGTTGCATTGGAAGGCCTGATGGTTGCCGCGGCGTTGATCGGATTGATCGTATTGGGTGTCAAAGTTCGCAAACTGAAAAAGTCCCATCGCCAGCTCGTCGGAGAAACCGGCGTGCCGAAGCTGGAAGAGGTGATGGAGTCGCTGCATCGAAAACTCGGCGAAACGAGCGCGCGCCAAGACGAGCTTGAAGCGCGCCAGAATAAACAGGATAAACGCCTGACCGCGCTGAAAGGACGGATCGGCGTTCATCGTTTCAACGCGTTTGCGGATACGGGCAGCGACCTCAGCTTTTCCGTCGCGATCGTGAACGACCAGCAGGACGGGGTCGTCATTACCGGCATTCACAGCCGGGAACAGGCGTTTTTGTACGCCAAGCCGCTCGACAAAGGCCAGTCGGCTTACATGCTGACCCCCGAGGAAAAGACCGCGATCAATCAGGCGCTGCAAAAGGAATAG